The Citrifermentans bemidjiense Bem genome window below encodes:
- a CDS encoding TlpA disulfide reductase family protein, whose translation MKRILAVLLLLLAVMASGCSKKEVPAQEGAAAPDFTLSDLSGKQVQLSSLKGKVVLVNFWATWCPPCREEIPSMVKLNQIMQGKNFQMLAISIDEGGKQAVQEFFRQNGVTLPALLDTDGSVSRRYGTTGVPETFIVDGKGMIRKKVIGGVEWSSPEVVGYLEGLMQQK comes from the coding sequence ATGAAACGTATCCTTGCCGTGCTGTTGCTGCTCCTCGCCGTCATGGCCTCTGGCTGCTCCAAGAAGGAGGTGCCGGCGCAAGAAGGCGCCGCCGCCCCCGACTTCACCCTGAGTGACCTTTCCGGGAAGCAGGTGCAGCTTTCGTCCCTGAAGGGGAAGGTGGTGCTGGTGAACTTCTGGGCCACCTGGTGTCCCCCCTGCCGGGAGGAAATTCCCTCCATGGTGAAACTCAACCAGATCATGCAGGGGAAGAACTTCCAGATGCTGGCCATCTCCATTGACGAGGGGGGGAAGCAGGCGGTGCAGGAGTTCTTCAGGCAAAACGGGGTCACGCTGCCGGCGCTGCTCGATACCGACGGCAGCGTCTCCAGGCGCTACGGCACCACCGGCGTTCCCGAAACCTTCATCGTCGACGGCAAGGGGATGATCAGGAAGAAGGTGATCGGCGGGGTGGAGTGGAGCTCCCCCGAGGTGGTCGGGTACCTCGAAGGGCTGATGCAGCAAAAGTAA
- a CDS encoding glucose-6-phosphate isomerase — protein sequence MQKQQLWERYKNLLYHDAELELSVDTSRIDFPEGFLEKMDPRLQQAYQEMEALEQGAVANPDEHRMVGHYWLRAPELAPEATLAEEITSTLAAIEAFASSVHGGNIAAPDGHRFTDLLIIGIGGSALGPQFLADSLGGPKDLLRIWFFDNTDPDGMDKVLSGIGAALKQTLVVVISKSGGTKETRNGMLEACQAFERAGLHFAGHAVAVTGSGSELDRTASRENWLGVFPMWDWVGGRTSVTSAVGLLPAALQGIDVDRLLAGARACDQKTRSRVTRENPAALLALSWFHATQGKGTRDMVLLPYKDRLLLFSRYLQQLIMESLGKGLDRDGKEVLQGIAVYGNKGSTDQHAYVQQLREGVHNFFVTFIEVLKDRQGPSMEVEPGATSGDYLSGFFQGTRSALYEKGRESVTITVRELSPASIGALIALYERAVGLYASLVNVNAYHQPGVEAGKEAAGAVLKLQGEIMELLRRQPNRDFTGEEMALALARPEEVETTFMILRHLAANGDHGVSVTEKDKIWENKYRSKD from the coding sequence ATGCAGAAACAGCAGCTTTGGGAGCGGTACAAGAACCTGCTCTACCATGACGCCGAACTAGAGCTGAGCGTCGACACCAGCCGTATCGATTTCCCGGAGGGGTTCCTGGAGAAGATGGACCCGCGACTGCAGCAGGCGTACCAAGAGATGGAAGCGCTGGAACAAGGTGCAGTCGCCAACCCGGACGAACATCGGATGGTGGGGCACTACTGGCTCAGGGCTCCCGAACTGGCACCGGAGGCGACCCTTGCCGAGGAGATAACGTCGACACTGGCCGCTATCGAGGCGTTTGCCTCCTCAGTGCACGGGGGGAACATCGCCGCCCCCGACGGCCACCGCTTCACCGACCTTTTGATCATCGGCATCGGAGGCTCCGCGCTGGGGCCTCAGTTCCTCGCCGACAGCCTGGGAGGGCCCAAGGATCTCCTGCGGATCTGGTTCTTCGACAACACCGACCCGGACGGTATGGACAAGGTCCTCTCCGGGATCGGCGCCGCTCTGAAACAGACCCTGGTGGTGGTCATATCCAAGAGCGGCGGCACCAAAGAGACCCGCAACGGAATGCTGGAGGCGTGCCAGGCGTTCGAGCGCGCCGGGCTGCATTTCGCCGGGCACGCCGTCGCCGTAACCGGCAGCGGCAGCGAGCTGGACAGGACTGCATCCAGGGAAAACTGGCTCGGGGTCTTCCCGATGTGGGACTGGGTCGGCGGGCGCACCTCGGTCACCTCAGCGGTGGGGCTCCTCCCCGCTGCCCTGCAAGGGATCGACGTGGACCGGTTGCTCGCCGGAGCGCGCGCCTGCGACCAAAAAACCCGTTCCCGGGTGACACGGGAAAACCCCGCCGCACTCCTAGCCCTCTCCTGGTTCCACGCCACCCAGGGGAAAGGCACCCGTGACATGGTGCTGCTCCCCTACAAGGACAGGCTTCTTTTGTTCTCCCGCTACCTGCAGCAGCTCATCATGGAGTCCCTCGGCAAGGGGTTGGACCGCGACGGGAAAGAGGTGCTGCAGGGGATCGCCGTTTACGGCAACAAGGGCTCCACCGACCAGCACGCCTACGTGCAGCAGCTGCGGGAAGGGGTGCACAACTTCTTCGTCACCTTCATCGAGGTGCTCAAGGACCGCCAGGGCCCATCCATGGAAGTGGAGCCTGGTGCGACCTCCGGCGATTATCTCTCGGGCTTTTTCCAGGGAACGCGATCCGCGCTCTATGAAAAAGGACGGGAATCGGTTACTATCACCGTCCGCGAGCTCTCCCCTGCAAGCATCGGTGCCCTTATCGCCCTTTACGAGCGCGCGGTGGGGCTGTACGCCTCGCTCGTCAATGTTAACGCCTACCACCAGCCGGGAGTCGAGGCAGGGAAGGAGGCCGCCGGCGCCGTGCTCAAACTGCAGGGGGAGATCATGGAGTTGCTCAGGCGTCAGCCGAACCGGGACTTCACCGGTGAGGAGATGGCGCTGGCACTGGCGCGCCCGGAAGAGGTGGAGACCACCTTCATGATCTTGAGGCACCTTGCCGCCAACGGCGACCACGGGGTGAGCGTCACCGAAAAGGACAAGATCTGGGAAAACAAGTACCGCAGCAAAGATTAG
- the lptG gene encoding LPS export ABC transporter permease LptG — protein MNILTRYIARAYVKMLSLCLGSFIAIYLVVDFMEKVSRFTRYGASWKHLALFFITKIPEMIIDAAPLAVLMATLLTLGTLSLTSELTAIRSCGVSLFRISLPILVISVLMSLGVLAIGEFVLPKTYAQRTYIQEVLIQKKSPSAFFRQQNIWFREEGTVLRASLFEPARNELKGITLWELQPGTGEPLKRTEADLAILGAKGWMFRDAVVRQFRDGEVSSTQKYRELPVELQLKPADLKTLGKFSDSMSLVELSRYCRKLRASGYDPTRYVTQMHSRISMPFGCAVMAFLGIPFALRGGRSSGIAFGVGLSIGVGFLYVIVNSVIISVGQVGLLPPVVAAWATNFIFFVAGAWLSLTIDN, from the coding sequence ATGAACATCCTCACCCGCTACATCGCCCGGGCCTATGTAAAGATGCTCTCGCTCTGCCTCGGCTCCTTCATCGCCATCTACCTGGTGGTGGACTTCATGGAGAAGGTCTCCCGCTTCACGCGCTACGGCGCGAGTTGGAAGCACCTGGCCCTCTTCTTCATCACCAAGATCCCGGAGATGATCATCGATGCGGCGCCCCTTGCCGTCCTGATGGCGACGCTGCTCACCCTCGGGACCCTCTCCCTTACTTCGGAGCTCACCGCCATCCGCAGCTGCGGGGTGAGCCTCTTCCGGATCAGCCTCCCCATCCTGGTCATCTCCGTCCTCATGAGCCTCGGAGTGCTGGCGATAGGGGAGTTTGTGCTTCCCAAAACTTATGCGCAACGCACCTACATCCAGGAGGTGCTGATCCAGAAGAAAAGCCCCAGCGCCTTTTTCCGGCAGCAGAACATCTGGTTTAGGGAGGAAGGGACGGTGCTCAGGGCTAGCCTTTTCGAGCCGGCGAGAAACGAGCTGAAAGGGATCACCCTGTGGGAGCTGCAGCCAGGGACGGGGGAACCGCTCAAGCGCACCGAAGCCGACCTCGCGATCCTGGGAGCTAAGGGATGGATGTTCCGGGACGCGGTGGTGCGGCAGTTCAGGGATGGTGAGGTGAGTTCCACGCAGAAGTACCGGGAGCTGCCGGTAGAGCTCCAGCTAAAGCCCGCCGACCTGAAGACGCTGGGGAAATTTTCGGACAGCATGTCCCTTGTGGAGCTGAGCCGCTACTGCAGGAAGCTAAGAGCCAGCGGCTACGACCCCACCAGGTACGTGACCCAGATGCACAGCAGGATCTCCATGCCCTTCGGCTGCGCCGTGATGGCCTTTCTGGGTATCCCGTTTGCGCTGCGCGGGGGAAGGTCGAGCGGCATCGCCTTCGGAGTCGGCCTCTCCATCGGGGTCGGCTTCCTCTACGTCATCGTCAACTCGGTGATCATCTCGGTGGGACAGGTGGGGCTATTGCCGCCGGTGGTGGCGGCTTGGGCGACGAACTTCATCTTCTTCGTGGCGGGTGCGTGGCTGTCGCTGACGATTGACAACTGA
- a CDS encoding VOC family protein, giving the protein MVSPFSIQLSVADLGTTEAFYAGIMGLPVHRALTAVGAPEHLVLTLDGCKVYFVEDDAVGQLHPILEARLEGFPKGVGMTLHLSVPDIEDVYQELLEEDLEILYPLQQKPYGTKELWCFDPDGYLVVLEESLR; this is encoded by the coding sequence GTGGTTTCCCCCTTTTCCATTCAACTCTCCGTCGCCGACTTGGGCACCACGGAAGCTTTCTACGCGGGAATAATGGGGTTGCCGGTGCACCGGGCGCTCACCGCTGTTGGGGCCCCGGAGCACCTGGTGCTGACGCTGGACGGCTGCAAGGTCTACTTCGTGGAGGATGACGCGGTCGGGCAACTGCACCCGATTCTGGAGGCTCGCCTGGAGGGTTTCCCCAAAGGGGTCGGCATGACGCTTCACCTGAGCGTCCCGGACATAGAGGACGTTTACCAGGAACTTCTGGAGGAGGATCTGGAGATCCTCTACCCCTTGCAGCAAAAGCCATATGGCACCAAGGAACTCTGGTGCTTCGACCCCGACGGCTATCTCGTGGTGCTGGAGGAGTCGCTGCGCTAG
- a CDS encoding IPT/TIG domain-containing protein codes for MLRKLFFLLLVPLLFPIVAAAQTPAPQKPAAVTLFPLSVLSIIPAQGEPGTAVTLNGTGFTTGTAVFLGTRQLPATLVGNRLLTVELPDLPPGVYALYLKREDGSTSRAFNFALQPQKPVATSLSPDTVTACSTGREREVAVAGAKFQPGARVFLDGAALTTRFISPAALSFTAPAVGAGLHQVQVKNPSDAGSGVLALFIDAKPEIASVTIGREFVSAYELVLTGKNFQQSSVLVADGKRVGTGEQIATERERLIYLGCNQLVYERHPYDPTPKEIRLQVVNQNGEESALFTISAP; via the coding sequence ATGCTTCGCAAACTGTTTTTCCTACTGCTGGTCCCCTTGCTCTTCCCGATAGTAGCCGCGGCACAGACGCCGGCGCCCCAAAAGCCGGCAGCTGTGACCCTCTTCCCCTTGAGCGTCCTTTCCATCATCCCGGCACAAGGCGAACCCGGCACCGCCGTCACCCTGAACGGCACCGGCTTCACCACGGGGACAGCCGTGTTCCTCGGGACCCGGCAGCTCCCGGCGACGCTGGTGGGAAACCGGCTGCTGACCGTAGAGCTTCCCGACCTCCCCCCCGGCGTCTACGCGCTCTACCTGAAGCGGGAGGACGGCAGCACCAGCAGGGCTTTCAACTTCGCGTTGCAGCCGCAAAAACCGGTCGCGACATCCCTCTCCCCCGACACGGTGACCGCCTGCTCCACCGGCAGGGAGCGCGAGGTAGCGGTAGCCGGCGCCAAATTCCAGCCAGGAGCCCGCGTCTTTTTGGACGGCGCCGCTCTCACCACCCGCTTCATTTCCCCGGCCGCGCTCTCCTTCACCGCCCCGGCGGTCGGCGCCGGCCTGCACCAGGTGCAGGTAAAGAACCCTTCCGACGCGGGTTCCGGGGTACTGGCGCTTTTCATCGACGCGAAGCCGGAGATAGCGAGCGTCACCATCGGCCGGGAGTTCGTTAGCGCTTACGAGTTGGTCCTAACGGGGAAGAATTTCCAGCAGAGTTCGGTGCTGGTAGCGGACGGGAAAAGGGTCGGGACGGGAGAGCAGATAGCGACCGAGCGGGAGCGGCTGATTTATTTGGGTTGCAACCAGCTGGTCTACGAGCGCCACCCCTACGACCCGACCCCAAAAGAGATCCGGCTGCAGGTAGTAAATCAAAACGGGGAGGAGAGCGCCCTGTTCACCATCAGCGCCCCCTGA
- a CDS encoding sigma-54-dependent transcriptional regulator: MPAKILVIDDDSSLRRVLEYNLQQEGYDVYTAADGDAGLQLFAERLPAVVITDLKMPGKSGFEVLSAIKESSPATVVIVLTAFGAIDTAVEAMKLGAFHYLTKPFNREELKVTVLKALQLQGLSEENRLLKEELSGRAEFKSIVGTSRAMEGVFSVVRKVADTEATVLITGESGTGKELVARAIHSGSSRRGAPFIAVNCAAIPRDLLESELFGHVKGAFTGAIRDKEGKFQLADGGTIFLDEVGDLPLELQPKLLRVLQERVVEPVGGTSLQKIDLRVVAATNADLERWIVEGKFREDLYYRLSVIPIQLPPLRERVEDVPLLLRYFCAKFGAEGVSFEKEALERLQAYGWPGNVRELENTVERLLIMRESDRIGAAELPEKISATSSPAEGSVLRLPPGGYSLEQLEREVVLEALERCDWNQTAAARFLRIPRHTLIYRMEKYNIVQPGRK; encoded by the coding sequence ATGCCCGCAAAAATACTAGTCATAGACGATGACAGTTCATTAAGGCGCGTGCTCGAGTACAACCTGCAGCAGGAGGGGTACGACGTGTACACCGCTGCCGACGGCGACGCCGGGTTGCAGCTCTTCGCGGAGAGGTTGCCGGCCGTAGTCATCACGGACCTGAAGATGCCGGGAAAGAGCGGGTTCGAGGTTCTCTCCGCCATCAAGGAGAGCTCGCCTGCCACTGTGGTCATCGTGCTGACCGCATTTGGAGCCATCGACACTGCGGTGGAGGCGATGAAGCTGGGGGCTTTCCATTACCTCACAAAGCCGTTCAACCGTGAGGAGCTGAAGGTCACGGTGCTGAAGGCGCTGCAACTGCAGGGGCTTTCGGAAGAGAACCGGCTGCTGAAGGAGGAACTCTCCGGGCGCGCCGAGTTCAAGAGCATCGTCGGCACCTCCCGTGCCATGGAAGGGGTTTTCTCGGTGGTGCGCAAGGTGGCGGACACCGAGGCCACCGTCCTCATCACCGGCGAATCGGGAACCGGCAAGGAACTTGTGGCGCGCGCCATTCACTCCGGCAGCTCACGTCGCGGCGCCCCTTTTATCGCCGTCAACTGCGCGGCCATTCCCAGGGACCTTTTGGAGAGCGAGCTCTTCGGCCATGTCAAGGGGGCCTTCACCGGGGCCATTCGGGACAAAGAGGGGAAGTTTCAACTGGCCGACGGCGGCACCATCTTCCTGGACGAGGTGGGGGACCTCCCTCTGGAACTACAGCCCAAACTGCTGCGCGTCCTGCAGGAGCGCGTGGTAGAACCCGTCGGCGGCACCTCTTTGCAGAAGATAGACCTGCGGGTGGTGGCGGCGACGAACGCGGATCTGGAGCGCTGGATCGTGGAAGGGAAGTTCCGCGAGGATCTCTACTATCGTCTCTCCGTGATCCCGATCCAGCTCCCTCCTCTGAGGGAACGGGTGGAGGATGTGCCGCTTTTGCTGCGCTACTTCTGCGCCAAGTTCGGGGCCGAAGGGGTGAGCTTCGAGAAAGAGGCTCTGGAGAGGCTGCAGGCATACGGCTGGCCGGGGAATGTGCGGGAACTGGAAAACACCGTCGAGCGCCTGCTCATCATGCGGGAGAGCGACCGGATCGGTGCGGCCGAACTCCCTGAGAAAATATCGGCCACCTCGTCCCCCGCCGAGGGGAGCGTGCTCAGGCTTCCGCCCGGAGGCTATTCGCTGGAGCAACTGGAGCGGGAGGTGGTGTTGGAGGCTCTGGAAAGGTGCGACTGGAACCAGACCGCGGCCGCCCGCTTTCTGCGCATACCGCGCCATACCCTGATTTACAGAATGGAAAAATACAATATAGTGCAACCTGGGAGAAAGTAA
- the lptF gene encoding LPS export ABC transporter permease LptF has protein sequence MPNFMKKTLYAYIFKEIPTPFLVGMVTFTFVLLMGRFLKLAEMVVEKGIPFSDVVRMVAYLLPPFWLFTIPMALLLAMLLAFGRLSGDSEITAMKSCGISLYGLLPPPMLFAACATLACLWVTVYAVPWGNSGFKKLMVEIAQSSAGIAIKEKIFNNAFPGMVVYTQSLDTKAQTMGGVIVHDERDPRTPTTIFASTGALVSDPKSNSMEFQLRNGSIHRAEEQGGYRMVQFQEYNLRVALADGSNKATRKVSEMTLDELLHPPKGTQQKEIISRDLEYHSRLALPFSCFVFTLLAIPLGIQNRRSGKAAGFSLSIGVILLYYVTLSAFDTLGERGTLPPLLAGWSPNLIFLLAGAYLFKKTSDEERLPIFSLYPRLKEALRGRLSKGRKR, from the coding sequence ATGCCGAACTTCATGAAAAAGACCCTGTACGCTTACATCTTCAAGGAAATCCCCACCCCTTTCCTGGTCGGCATGGTGACCTTCACCTTCGTGCTCCTCATGGGACGCTTTCTCAAGCTCGCCGAGATGGTGGTAGAGAAAGGGATCCCCTTCAGCGACGTGGTGCGGATGGTGGCCTATCTACTCCCCCCTTTCTGGCTCTTCACCATACCGATGGCGCTTTTGCTCGCCATGCTGCTTGCCTTCGGCCGCCTTTCCGGCGACAGCGAAATCACCGCCATGAAGAGTTGCGGCATCAGTCTCTACGGGCTACTCCCCCCCCCAATGCTATTCGCCGCCTGCGCCACCCTCGCCTGTCTGTGGGTCACCGTTTACGCCGTTCCCTGGGGGAACTCCGGCTTCAAGAAGCTGATGGTGGAGATTGCCCAGAGCAGCGCCGGGATCGCCATCAAAGAGAAGATCTTCAACAACGCCTTCCCCGGCATGGTGGTCTACACGCAATCACTAGACACCAAGGCGCAGACCATGGGGGGAGTTATCGTCCACGACGAGAGGGACCCGCGCACCCCGACCACCATCTTCGCTTCCACCGGCGCCCTGGTATCCGACCCGAAAAGCAACTCAATGGAGTTCCAGTTGCGCAACGGCTCCATCCACCGTGCCGAAGAGCAGGGGGGGTACCGGATGGTGCAGTTCCAGGAATACAACCTCCGGGTCGCGCTCGCCGACGGCAGCAACAAGGCGACCAGGAAAGTGAGCGAGATGACGCTCGACGAGTTGCTCCACCCTCCCAAGGGAACGCAGCAAAAGGAGATCATCTCCAGGGACCTCGAATACCACAGCCGCCTGGCACTCCCGTTCTCCTGTTTCGTCTTTACGCTTTTGGCCATACCGCTGGGGATCCAGAACCGGCGCTCGGGGAAGGCTGCCGGGTTCTCTTTGAGCATCGGCGTCATCCTCCTTTACTACGTAACCCTCTCCGCCTTCGATACGCTGGGCGAGCGGGGCACGCTGCCGCCGCTGCTTGCCGGGTGGAGCCCGAACTTGATCTTCCTTCTGGCTGGGGCCTACCTGTTCAAGAAGACCTCCGACGAGGAGCGTCTCCCCATCTTCTCTCTTTACCCGCGCCTCAAGGAGGCGTTGCGGGGACGCCTTAGCAAGGGGAGGAAGCGATGA
- a CDS encoding Crp/Fnr family transcriptional regulator translates to MENKDIIKKALLFSGLEDEYVAEVAGIAVRRAFAKGETLFTEGEKAEGFYLLASGALKLCKISPDGREKVLHMVHPIETFAEAAFFGDGKYPAEARGVEKGEVLFFSRGSFMGLLERNPRFSMNLIASLSMLLRRFAHQIEELSFADAPARLASYLLELASRKSTSYQGKTYLELDMRKGELASRLGTVSETLSRTFKKMKDEGVIEMDGNKVTIMQMEKLRMIAGK, encoded by the coding sequence ATGGAAAATAAAGACATCATCAAGAAAGCGCTGCTGTTCTCGGGGCTGGAAGACGAATATGTGGCGGAGGTAGCCGGCATCGCCGTGCGTCGAGCCTTTGCCAAGGGAGAGACGCTGTTCACCGAAGGGGAGAAGGCGGAGGGATTCTACCTCCTCGCTTCGGGCGCGCTCAAGCTCTGCAAGATCTCCCCCGACGGCAGGGAGAAGGTGCTGCACATGGTGCACCCCATCGAGACCTTCGCCGAGGCCGCTTTTTTCGGTGACGGCAAGTACCCGGCCGAGGCGCGCGGCGTCGAGAAAGGAGAGGTGCTCTTCTTCTCCAGGGGCTCGTTCATGGGCCTTTTGGAGCGCAACCCGCGGTTCTCGATGAACCTGATCGCCTCGCTCTCCATGCTGTTGCGCCGATTCGCGCACCAGATCGAGGAGCTTTCCTTCGCCGACGCCCCCGCCAGGCTCGCCTCGTACCTTCTGGAACTCGCCTCCAGAAAGAGCACCAGTTATCAAGGGAAAACCTATCTGGAACTGGACATGCGCAAGGGGGAGCTCGCCTCCCGCCTGGGCACCGTCAGCGAGACCCTCTCCCGCACCTTCAAAAAGATGAAGGACGAGGGGGTGATCGAAATGGATGGCAACAAGGTGACCATAATGCAGATGGAAAAATTGAGGATGATCGCTGGGAAATAA
- a CDS encoding response regulator has product MAKLLVVDDEANIRLLYAQELSDEGYAVVTAASALEAVEKLESDSFDLAVIDIKLKNESGIELLQRIVKERHTLPVILCTAFSCYKDDFSAWLADGYVVKSSDLQELKDEISRVLAKRQKGAFT; this is encoded by the coding sequence ATGGCAAAACTGCTGGTGGTAGATGACGAGGCGAACATCAGGCTTTTATATGCGCAGGAACTAAGCGACGAAGGTTATGCCGTGGTGACCGCCGCCTCGGCGCTGGAAGCGGTGGAAAAACTCGAATCGGACAGTTTCGATCTGGCCGTCATCGACATCAAGCTGAAGAACGAAAGCGGCATCGAGCTTTTGCAGCGCATCGTCAAGGAGCGCCACACCCTTCCGGTGATCCTCTGCACCGCCTTTTCCTGCTACAAGGACGATTTTTCGGCCTGGCTTGCCGACGGCTACGTAGTGAAGTCGAGCGACCTGCAGGAGTTGAAGGATGAGATCTCCAGGGTCCTCGCCAAGAGGCAGAAGGGCGCCTTTACCTGA
- a CDS encoding polyprenyl synthetase family protein, translated as MDAALALIGEDLKNVELQFKKDLQSDVPLIRKVGEYVLSSGGKRIRPGLVLLAARLCGYDGNRSVPLASVVEFIHTATLLHDDVVDNANLRRGLASANTLWGNEASVLVGDFLFSKSFSLMVTDGDLRILKVLADATTIIAEGEVLQLVCTSDLDITVERYIEVVRSKTAILLSAACEVGAILGEADPVHRQALADYGMDLGIAFQLMDDTLDYTASEEQFGKSIGHDLEEGKITLPLIHTLRNCTSQERDLIASVVEKELLSDEDFAQVLELVQRYGGIEHTVASAGEYVVLCKQHLEKFPPSATRDALAELAEYVVTRVK; from the coding sequence ATGGATGCAGCGCTTGCCCTTATCGGGGAAGACCTGAAAAACGTGGAACTGCAGTTCAAGAAGGATCTGCAGTCGGATGTCCCACTTATTCGCAAGGTGGGTGAGTATGTGCTGTCCAGCGGCGGCAAGCGTATCCGTCCCGGCCTGGTGCTCCTGGCTGCCAGGCTTTGCGGCTACGACGGCAACCGAAGCGTCCCGCTGGCAAGCGTCGTGGAGTTCATTCACACGGCAACCCTGCTGCACGACGACGTCGTCGACAACGCCAACCTGCGCCGGGGGCTCGCCTCGGCCAATACGCTATGGGGGAACGAGGCGTCGGTTCTGGTAGGTGATTTCCTCTTCTCGAAGTCGTTTTCCCTGATGGTTACTGACGGAGACCTGCGCATTTTGAAGGTGCTGGCCGACGCCACCACCATCATAGCCGAAGGGGAAGTCTTGCAGCTGGTCTGCACCTCCGACCTCGACATCACTGTGGAGCGCTACATCGAGGTGGTCCGGAGCAAGACGGCGATCCTTCTTTCCGCTGCCTGCGAAGTGGGCGCCATCCTGGGCGAGGCCGACCCCGTGCACAGGCAGGCCCTGGCGGATTACGGCATGGACCTCGGCATCGCCTTCCAACTGATGGATGACACCCTGGACTACACCGCCAGCGAAGAGCAGTTCGGCAAAAGCATCGGCCACGACCTGGAGGAAGGGAAGATCACTCTTCCCCTGATCCACACGCTCAGGAACTGCACCAGCCAGGAGCGCGACCTGATCGCCTCGGTGGTGGAAAAGGAACTACTTTCCGATGAGGATTTTGCCCAAGTGCTGGAGCTGGTGCAGCGCTACGGCGGCATCGAGCACACCGTCGCCTCCGCCGGCGAATACGTGGTTCTCTGCAAGCAGCACTTAGAGAAGTTCCCCCCCTCTGCCACCCGCGACGCGCTTGCCGAACTCGCCGAATATGTTGTGACTCGCGTCAAATAA
- a CDS encoding cytochrome c biogenesis CcdA family protein, translating to MQAQNISIVGAFVAGLLSFLSPCVLPLIPSYITYITGLSFADLQAEHPSHKVRQQTIIHSLLFIAGFTCVFVILGASASFLGDFLQEHKTAIRRIGGVMIVIFGVHVSGLFDIGLLLGEKKLTLHRKPAGYLGSFVVGVVFAAGWTPCIGPILATILAVAATEGRGVWLLLAYSMGLAIPFFLASLALHQFLVFFKRFKRHIRLFEIITGLFMVVVGILIFTNSLVVISRYTSAWFGE from the coding sequence ATGCAAGCGCAGAACATCAGCATAGTGGGCGCATTCGTCGCAGGGTTGTTGTCGTTTCTCTCCCCTTGCGTCTTGCCGCTTATCCCTTCCTACATCACCTACATCACCGGGCTTTCCTTCGCGGACCTGCAGGCTGAGCACCCCTCCCACAAGGTGCGCCAGCAGACAATTATCCACTCGCTGCTCTTCATTGCGGGCTTCACCTGCGTCTTCGTTATCCTGGGGGCCTCGGCCAGTTTTCTGGGCGATTTCCTGCAGGAGCACAAGACGGCCATCAGGCGCATCGGCGGGGTGATGATCGTCATCTTCGGCGTCCATGTTTCGGGGCTCTTCGATATCGGGCTGCTTCTGGGGGAAAAGAAGCTCACCCTGCACAGAAAACCGGCCGGCTACCTGGGAAGCTTCGTCGTCGGCGTGGTCTTCGCGGCGGGGTGGACCCCCTGCATCGGCCCCATCCTCGCCACCATCCTGGCGGTGGCAGCCACCGAGGGGCGTGGCGTCTGGCTGCTCCTTGCCTACTCGATGGGGCTCGCCATCCCGTTCTTCCTCGCCTCCCTCGCATTGCACCAGTTCCTGGTGTTTTTCAAACGTTTCAAACGGCACATACGCCTGTTCGAGATCATCACCGGCCTGTTCATGGTGGTCGTCGGTATCCTGATCTTCACCAACTCGCTGGTAGTGATCAGCAGGTACACCAGCGCCTGGTTTGGCGAGTAG